The following are encoded in a window of Myxocyprinus asiaticus isolate MX2 ecotype Aquarium Trade chromosome 17, UBuf_Myxa_2, whole genome shotgun sequence genomic DNA:
- the LOC127455099 gene encoding ribosomal protein S6 kinase alpha-1-like isoform X2 — translation MSKREISDRQPSLKSSLTWVRVEMWRHIFRTKPRMQQHKSQITWVEREFADITGKEDGEIKEINITHVVKEGAEKADPSQFELLKVLGQGSFGKVFLVRKVTPPDNNQLYAMKVLRKATLKVRDRVRTKMERDILAEVNHPFVVKLHYAFQTEGKLYLILDFLRGGDLFTRLSKEVMFTEEDVKFYLAELALGLDHLHGLGIIYRDLKPENILLDEEGHIKLTDFGLCKEAVDNEKKAYSFCGTVEYMAPEVVNRQGHTHGADWWSFGVLMFEMLTGSLPFQGKDRKETMNLILKARLGMPQFLSTEAQSLLRALFKRNPTNRLGSGSDGAEEIKRHSFFMTIDWNKLFRRELNPPFKPAVARPDDTFYFDSEFTSRTPKDSPGIPPSAGAHQLFRGFSFVATAMLEEEGKDEPSQPPPHPVVQQLHGKNILFSDGYVLKEDIGMGSFSVCKRCIHKATNTEYAVKVIDKTSTDPSEEIEILLRYGQHPNIITLKDVYDNGKQVYLVTELMRGGELLDRILKQKFFSEREASAVLHTITKTVEYLHSQGVVHRDLKPSNILYVDESGNPESLRICDFGFAKQLRADNGLLMTPCYTANFVAPEVLKRQGYDEGCDIWSLGVLLYTMLAGFTPFANGPEDTPEEILSRIGSGHFTLTGGNWDAVSDAAKDLVSKMLHVDPHQRLTAKQVLKHPWIVQRDKLPNSQLQHQDAKLVKGAMAATYSALKSSQPPPELKPIESSFLAQRRVKKLPSTSL, via the exons atgagcaaGAGAGAGATCAGTGACAGACAGCCCTCACTGAAGTCTTCATTGACATGGGTCAGGGTGGAGATGTGGAGACATATCTTCCGCACCAAGCCACGCATGCAACAG CACAAGTCACAGATCACCTGGGTAGAGAGAGAGTTTGCTGATATCACTGGGAAG GAAGATGGAGAAATCAAGGAGATCAACATCACACATGTGGTTAAGGAGGGGGCAGAGAAGGCAGACCCCTCACAGTTTGAGCTGCTCAAAGTGTTGGGACAGGGATCCTTTGGAAAG GTGTTTTTGGTACGTAAGGTAACACCTCCTGATAATAACCAGCTCTATGCCATGAAAGTCCTGAGAAAGGCCACACTCAAAG TGAGAGATCGTGTGAGGACTAAGATGGAGAGAGACATCCTGGCAGAGGTCAACCATCCATTTGTGGTTAAACTTCATTATG cgtttcagacagagggtaaACTCTATCTTATTCTGGACTTCCTCAGAGGGGGCGATCTCTTCACCAGACTGTCAAAAGAG GTGATGTTCACAGAGGAAGATGTGAAGTTTTATCTGGCTGAGCTGGCACTGGGTCTAGATCACCTGCACGGTCTCGGCATCATCTACAGAGACCTCAAACCTGAGAA CATCCTCCTGGATGAAGAGGGACATATCAAACTCACAG aTTTTGGACTGTGTAAGGAGGCTGTCGACAATGAAAAGAAGGCTTACTCCTTCTGTGGGACGGTGGAGTACATGGCTCCAGAGGTGGTCAACAGGCAGGGACATACGCACGGCGCAGACTGGTGGTCGTTTGGGGTACTGATG TTTGAGATGCTTACGGGATCACTGCCATTCCAGGGAAAGGACAGAAAGGAAACAATGAATCTCATCCTGAA GGCGAGGTTGGGGATGCCTCAGTTTTTGAGCACTGAAGCTCAGAGCTTACTGAGAGCTCTGTTCAAGAGGAACCCCACCAACAGACTGG GATCTGGGTCAGATGGAGCTGAAGAaatcaaaaggcactcattcttcATGACGATTGACTGGAAT AAACTCTTCAGGCGAGAGCTAAACCCTCCATTCAAGCCAGCCGTGGCCAGACCTGACGACACCTTTTATTTCGACTCAGAGTTCACCTCTCGCACCCCTAAAG ATTCCCCAGGAATTCCCCCCAGCGCAGGAGCTCATCAGCTCTTCCGGGGCTTCAGCTTTGTTGCCACGGCAATGCTAGAAGAGGAGGGCAAAGACGAGCCATCCCAGCCCCCTCCACACCCTGTGGTACAG CAGCTTCATGGTAAGAACATCCTGTTCAGTGACGGTTACGTGCTGAAGGAGGACATCGGCATGGGCTCTTTCTCTGTGTGCAAACGCTGCATACACAAAGCAACCAACACAGAGTACGCAGTGAAG GTGATTGATAAAACGAGCACTGACCCATCTGAAGAGATTGAGATCCTCCTGAGATACGGCCAGCACCCCAACATCATCACACTCAAAGAT GTGTATGATAACGGAAAGCAGGTATACCTGGTTACTGAGCTGATGCGAGGAGGTGAGCTGCTGGATAGGATCCTCAAGCAGAAGTTTTTCTCAGAGAGAGAGGCCAGTGCTGTGCTGCACACGATCACAAAGACTGTGGAATACCTGCACTCTCAAGGG GTTGTGCATAGGGATCTGAAGCCCAGTAATATTCTCTATGTTGATGAGTCTGGAAATCCAGAATCTCTCCGCATCTGTGATTTTGGTTTCGCCAAGCAGCTTCGGGCAGACAACGGCCTCCTTATGACACCCTGCTATACAGCCAACTTTGTAGCACCTGAG GTACTGAAGAGACAGGGTTATGATGAGGGCTGTGACATTTGGAGTCTTGGAGTATTACTATACACTATGCTTGCTGG TTTTACACCATTTGCCAATGGACCAGAGGACACTCCAGAAGAGATTTTGAGTCGGATAGGGAGTGGCCACTTTACCCTGACGGGAGGCAACTGGGACGCGGTGTCTGATGCAGCCAAA GATTTGGTTTCTAAGATGCTCCATGTGGACCCTCACCAGCGGCTCACAGCCAAGCAGGTTCTGAAGCATCCCTGGATTGTTCAGAGAGACAAGCTTCCCAACAGCCAGCTACAACACCAAGATGCCAAGCTTGTAAAG
- the LOC127455099 gene encoding ribosomal protein S6 kinase alpha-1-like isoform X1 has product MEKEKEKRKFKVSQLLNLYLFRRQHGKTLSNGTQSREETNSTKNSIRTPSSAASTDEHALCTEDGEIKEINITHVVKEGAEKADPSQFELLKVLGQGSFGKVFLVRKVTPPDNNQLYAMKVLRKATLKVRDRVRTKMERDILAEVNHPFVVKLHYAFQTEGKLYLILDFLRGGDLFTRLSKEVMFTEEDVKFYLAELALGLDHLHGLGIIYRDLKPENILLDEEGHIKLTDFGLCKEAVDNEKKAYSFCGTVEYMAPEVVNRQGHTHGADWWSFGVLMFEMLTGSLPFQGKDRKETMNLILKARLGMPQFLSTEAQSLLRALFKRNPTNRLGSGSDGAEEIKRHSFFMTIDWNKLFRRELNPPFKPAVARPDDTFYFDSEFTSRTPKDSPGIPPSAGAHQLFRGFSFVATAMLEEEGKDEPSQPPPHPVVQQLHGKNILFSDGYVLKEDIGMGSFSVCKRCIHKATNTEYAVKVIDKTSTDPSEEIEILLRYGQHPNIITLKDVYDNGKQVYLVTELMRGGELLDRILKQKFFSEREASAVLHTITKTVEYLHSQGVVHRDLKPSNILYVDESGNPESLRICDFGFAKQLRADNGLLMTPCYTANFVAPEVLKRQGYDEGCDIWSLGVLLYTMLAGFTPFANGPEDTPEEILSRIGSGHFTLTGGNWDAVSDAAKDLVSKMLHVDPHQRLTAKQVLKHPWIVQRDKLPNSQLQHQDAKLVKGAMAATYSALKSSQPPPELKPIESSFLAQRRVKKLPSTSL; this is encoded by the exons atggagaaagagaaagagaagaggaagTTTAAAGTCAGTCAGTTGTTGAATCTCTACCTGTTCAGACGGCAGCATGGTAAGACTTTATCGAATGGCACTCAGTCCAGAGAGGAGACGAACAGCACAAAAAACTCCATCCGTACTCCATCCAGTGCAGCTTCAACTGATGAGCACGCGCTGTGTACG GAAGATGGAGAAATCAAGGAGATCAACATCACACATGTGGTTAAGGAGGGGGCAGAGAAGGCAGACCCCTCACAGTTTGAGCTGCTCAAAGTGTTGGGACAGGGATCCTTTGGAAAG GTGTTTTTGGTACGTAAGGTAACACCTCCTGATAATAACCAGCTCTATGCCATGAAAGTCCTGAGAAAGGCCACACTCAAAG TGAGAGATCGTGTGAGGACTAAGATGGAGAGAGACATCCTGGCAGAGGTCAACCATCCATTTGTGGTTAAACTTCATTATG cgtttcagacagagggtaaACTCTATCTTATTCTGGACTTCCTCAGAGGGGGCGATCTCTTCACCAGACTGTCAAAAGAG GTGATGTTCACAGAGGAAGATGTGAAGTTTTATCTGGCTGAGCTGGCACTGGGTCTAGATCACCTGCACGGTCTCGGCATCATCTACAGAGACCTCAAACCTGAGAA CATCCTCCTGGATGAAGAGGGACATATCAAACTCACAG aTTTTGGACTGTGTAAGGAGGCTGTCGACAATGAAAAGAAGGCTTACTCCTTCTGTGGGACGGTGGAGTACATGGCTCCAGAGGTGGTCAACAGGCAGGGACATACGCACGGCGCAGACTGGTGGTCGTTTGGGGTACTGATG TTTGAGATGCTTACGGGATCACTGCCATTCCAGGGAAAGGACAGAAAGGAAACAATGAATCTCATCCTGAA GGCGAGGTTGGGGATGCCTCAGTTTTTGAGCACTGAAGCTCAGAGCTTACTGAGAGCTCTGTTCAAGAGGAACCCCACCAACAGACTGG GATCTGGGTCAGATGGAGCTGAAGAaatcaaaaggcactcattcttcATGACGATTGACTGGAAT AAACTCTTCAGGCGAGAGCTAAACCCTCCATTCAAGCCAGCCGTGGCCAGACCTGACGACACCTTTTATTTCGACTCAGAGTTCACCTCTCGCACCCCTAAAG ATTCCCCAGGAATTCCCCCCAGCGCAGGAGCTCATCAGCTCTTCCGGGGCTTCAGCTTTGTTGCCACGGCAATGCTAGAAGAGGAGGGCAAAGACGAGCCATCCCAGCCCCCTCCACACCCTGTGGTACAG CAGCTTCATGGTAAGAACATCCTGTTCAGTGACGGTTACGTGCTGAAGGAGGACATCGGCATGGGCTCTTTCTCTGTGTGCAAACGCTGCATACACAAAGCAACCAACACAGAGTACGCAGTGAAG GTGATTGATAAAACGAGCACTGACCCATCTGAAGAGATTGAGATCCTCCTGAGATACGGCCAGCACCCCAACATCATCACACTCAAAGAT GTGTATGATAACGGAAAGCAGGTATACCTGGTTACTGAGCTGATGCGAGGAGGTGAGCTGCTGGATAGGATCCTCAAGCAGAAGTTTTTCTCAGAGAGAGAGGCCAGTGCTGTGCTGCACACGATCACAAAGACTGTGGAATACCTGCACTCTCAAGGG GTTGTGCATAGGGATCTGAAGCCCAGTAATATTCTCTATGTTGATGAGTCTGGAAATCCAGAATCTCTCCGCATCTGTGATTTTGGTTTCGCCAAGCAGCTTCGGGCAGACAACGGCCTCCTTATGACACCCTGCTATACAGCCAACTTTGTAGCACCTGAG GTACTGAAGAGACAGGGTTATGATGAGGGCTGTGACATTTGGAGTCTTGGAGTATTACTATACACTATGCTTGCTGG TTTTACACCATTTGCCAATGGACCAGAGGACACTCCAGAAGAGATTTTGAGTCGGATAGGGAGTGGCCACTTTACCCTGACGGGAGGCAACTGGGACGCGGTGTCTGATGCAGCCAAA GATTTGGTTTCTAAGATGCTCCATGTGGACCCTCACCAGCGGCTCACAGCCAAGCAGGTTCTGAAGCATCCCTGGATTGTTCAGAGAGACAAGCTTCCCAACAGCCAGCTACAACACCAAGATGCCAAGCTTGTAAAG